Proteins from a genomic interval of Pectinophora gossypiella chromosome 28, ilPecGoss1.1, whole genome shotgun sequence:
- the LOC126379246 gene encoding vacuolar protein sorting-associated protein 37A, which yields MLPRSYYSEQDIKKRQIDTLKIFNEHVTELQPEAEYRVDFAADGKNMNLNIILSPEFPNEKPAIFVNPPIHHPWVGENSNQVIGAPGLLNYTQHSDLGRVVQAIIREFQKSLPNLQTDEKCNDSPQSHVSAQSLMFPDLNELTIDELQEIADNPDLQDKLLQNNPALVELELETEELMGSIEQIAQDNLAKQRTLDKLKSEVIDRISTIVQMKINYEELNRKHQRLADMYDPHRIRECVRGAALRADEDAEMIAEQFLHGNLPVEVFISKFAEKRALGQARRAREERLAHQLAQLDRATT from the exons ATGTTACCGCGCTCGTATTACAGCGAACAAGACATCAAGAAACGCCAAATAGACACGTTAAAAATTTTCAATGAACATGTTACTGAGTTGCAGCCAGAAGCTGAATACAGGGTTGACTTTGCCGCTGATGGAAAAAATATGAACCTAAACATTATTTTGAGTCCTGAATTTCCGAACGAAAAGCCCGCCATTTTTGTAAATCCACCAATACACCATCCGTGGGTGGGAGAAAATTCAAATCAAGTTATTGGAGCTCCGGGATTGTTAAACTACACACAACATTCAGATTTAGGCAGGGTTGTGCAGGCTATCATAAGAGAGTTTCAGAAGTCGTTGCCAAATTTACAAACTGACGAGAAATGTAACGATAGCCCTCAGTCTCACGTCAGTGCTCAGTCGTTAATGTTTCCAGACTTGAACGAGTTAACAATCGACGAGTTACAGGAGATTGCTGATAACCCAGATTTACAG GACAAACTACTACAAAACAATCCAGCCTTAGTTGAACTAGAGCTGGAGACTGAAGAACTCATGGGCAGCATAGAGCAGATAGCTCAAGACAACCTGGCCAAGCAGCGCACCCTGGACAAGCTGAAGTCCGAGGTCATCGACCGCATCTCCACCATTGTGCAGATGAAGATCAACTACGAAGAGTTAAACAG GAAGCACCAGCGGCTGGCGGATATGTATGACCCGCACCGCATCCGCGAGTGCGTGCGCGGCGCCGCACTGCGAGCCGACGAGGACGCAGAGATGATCGCTGAACAGTTCCTGCATG gTAACCTACCAGTAGAAGTATTCATCTCAAAGTTTGCAGAGAAACGTGCCCTGGGACAGGCCAGGCGGGCCAGGGAGGAACGATTGGCCCACCAATTGGCGCAGTTAGACCGGGccaccacataa